One genomic window of Glycine soja cultivar W05 chromosome 9, ASM419377v2, whole genome shotgun sequence includes the following:
- the LOC114368616 gene encoding cysteine-rich receptor-like protein kinase 6 isoform X2, with amino-acid sequence MVELSKSNTIMPSSKTLLLITNLTLLSFATTEAQNDPFYLYKDCSSDKTSPNTSFQFNLKNLLSSLSSNATGNTPFYNATINGENPSDSIYGLFMCRADVSSHLCQLCVRNATQQLSSECSLSKQAVIWYEECMVWYSTSFIFSSVATTPSSPMKNSGKVPKPERFMRLVFRTINQTADEASFQSSIGNNKFATKEATNVSGISQTQTLYCLAQCIPNLSPHDCRTCLDDAIRKIQECCEGRIGGRVLFPSCNVRYEMYPFYNVRSATPVPKLIPETKTSHADSNLSEFPIYLSHNCTNKTFNANNSAFQTHLTTLLFNLASNATTGNKFYTADVANTVFGLFLCRDQEDLPSGLCGECVKNATHEISSKCGSFHEAIIWYSQCMLRYSYRNFFNEMETGPVFSELNTTNKDDEQNFFTMKLAKALDQAAIQAGDSDEKYGKRTTKLNDLQTLYALAQCTQNLSIEDCKGCLGIVIGTSIPWSRLGSIGGRVLYPSCNIRFELFQFYKDNDKSGTSSSPERRKGKSPIIILIVVLASISVTLFFAAYYFLHKNARKRRAAILEDNFGLEMATLESLQFDLATIIAATNRFSDQNKIGKGGFGEVYKGILLDGLQIAVKRLSKSSKQGSNEFKNEVLLIAKLQHRNLVTLIGFCLEEQEKILIYEYVPNKSLDYFLFDFGLARIVEINQDQGSTSVIVGTYGYMSPEYAMFGQFSEKSDVFSFGVMVLEIISGKKNFSSYESHRITNGLLSYVWKQWSDHTPLNILDPDITENYSEIEVIKCIQIGLLCVQQDPDARPTMVTVASYLTSHPIELPTPQEPAFFLHGRMDENAVANESSSNQSINTSTPLIFSNNQMSISQFLPR; translated from the exons ATGGTAGAGCTCTCAAAAAGTAACACAATCATGCCTTCCAGTAAGACTCTCCTCCTCATAACTAATCTCACCCTTCTCAGTTTTGCAACAACTGAGGCACAAAACGACCCTTTCTATCTATACAAAGATTGTTCCAGCGACAAAACCAGCCCCAACACCTCCTTCCAATTTAACCTCAAGAACCTCCTTTCTTCCCTATCATCCAACGCCACCGGCAACACCCCATTTTACAACGCCACAATCAATGGCGAAAACCCCTCTGACTCTATCTATGGACTTTTCATGTGTAGGGCTGACGTGTCCTCTCACCTCTGCCAACTATGCGTCCGGAATGCAACCCAACAACTATCATCAGAATGCTCCTTATCCAAACAAGCAGTCATATGGTACGAGGAGTGCATGGTTTGGTATTCCACGTCTTTTATTTTCTCCAGTGTGGCCACAACACCTAGTAGTCCCATGAAGAACAGTGGTAAAGTCCCAAAGCCAGAAAGATTCATGCGTTTAGTGTTCAGGACAATAAACCAAACTGCAGATGAAGCATCATTCCAATCAAGTATTGGTAACAATAAGTTCGCAACAAAGGAAGCAACAAACGTGTCAGGAATATCTCAGACTCAAACCCTTTATTGTTTAGCTCAGTGCATACCGAATCTTTCACCACATGATTGTAGAACATGCCTTGATGATGCAATAAGGAAAATTCAAGAGTGTTGTGAAGGAAGGATAGGAGGGAGAGTTCTGTTTCCTAGCTGCAATGTTAGGTATGAAATGTACCCTTTCTACAATGTTCGTTCAGCAACTCCTGTACCAAAGCTTATTCCTGAAACAAAAACTTCCCATGCAGATTCAAATTTATCAGAATTTCCTATTTATCTTTCTCATAATTGCACAAACAAAACCTTCAATGCCAACAACAGTGCTTTCCAAACACACCTCACCACACTCTTATTTAACCTAGCTTCTAATGCCACAACCGGGAACAAGTTTTATACGGCTGATGTGGCTAACACAGTGTTTGGTCTCTTCTTGTGCCGAGACCAAGAGGATCTTCCTTCAGGGCTTTGTGGTGAGTGTGTCAAAAACGCAACGCATGAAATATCATCAAAGTGTGGCTCGTTCCATGAGGCTATAATTTGGTACAGCCAGTGCATGCTTCGCTATTCCTATAGAAATTTTTTCAATGAAATGGAAACAGGTCCTGTGTTTTCTGAGTTGAACACCACCAACAAGGATGATGAACAAAATTTCTTTACGATGAAGTTAGCGAAGGCGTTAGATCAAGCGGCGATCCAGGCAGGGGACAGTGATGAGAAATACGGAAAAAGGACGACAAAATTGAATGATTTGCAAACCCTTTATGCTCTTGCTCAGTGCACACAAAATTTGTCTATTGAAGATTGCAAGGGTTGTCTGGGAATTGTGATTGGAACATCAATTCCATGGTCTCGTTTGGGAAGCATAGGGGGAAGAGTTTTGTATCCTAGCTGCAATATCAGGTTTGAATTGTTCCAATTCTACAAAGACAATGACAAATCTGGGACGTCATCATCACCAG AAAGAAGAAAAGGCAAGTCGCCAATAATTATCTTGATTGTTGTGTTGGCAAGTATTTCTGTGACGTTATTCTTTGCAGCTTACTATTTTCTACATAAAAATGCAAGAAAGAGGCGTGCAGCTATTCTCGAAGATAATT TTGGTCTTGAAATGGCTACTTTAGAGTCGTTGCAATTTGATTTGGCTACCATTATAGCAGCAACTAATAGATTTTCAGACCAGAATAAAATAGGCAAAGGTGGATTTGGAGAAGTTTACAAG GGTATTCTTCTTGATGGATTACAAATAGCTGTAAAGAGATTATCAAAAAGTTCAAAGCAAGGATCAAATGAGTTCAAGAATGAAGTTTTATTAATAGCCAAACTTCAACATAGAAATCTTGTGACTCTAATTGGTTTTTGCCTTGAGGAACaagaaaaaatacttatttatgaATATGTGCCAAACAAGAGCCTTGATTACTTTCTATTTG ATTTTGGTCTCGCCAGAATTGTTGAAATAAATCAAGACCAAGGGAGTACAAGTGTAATTGTTGGAACATA tgGTTATATGTCTCCAGAATATGCAATGTTCGGACAATTTTCTGAGAAGTCAGATGTTTTCAGTTTTGGTGTCATGGTTTTAGAGATTATAAGTGGAAAAAAGAATTTCAGTTCTTATGAATCACACCGTATTACTAATGGCCTCTTAAGCTAT GTTTGGAAACAATGGAGTGATCACACACCTTTGAACATATTGGACCCAGATATTACTGAAAATTATTCTGAAATTGAGGTCATCAAGTGCATTCAGATTGGTTTATTATGCGTTCAACAAGACCCTGATGCTAGACCTACAATGGTGACAGTTGCTTCATATCTGACTAGTCACCCTATTGAATTGCCAACACCACAAGAGCCTGCATTTTTCTTGCATGGTAGAATGGATGAAAATGCAGTTGCGAATGAATCAAGTTCCAACCAATCGATCAACACTTCTACACCATTAATATTCTCTAACAATCAAATGTCTATAAGCCAATTTCTTCCTCGATA A
- the LOC114368616 gene encoding putative receptor-like protein kinase At4g00960 isoform X4, protein MLDSNLSEFPIYLSHNCTNKTFNANNSAFQTHLTTLLFNLASNATTGNKFYTADVANTVFGLFLCRDQEDLPSGLCGECVKNATHEISSKCGSFHEAIIWYSQCMLRYSYRNFFNEMETGPVFSELNTTNKDDEQNFFTMKLAKALDQAAIQAGDSDEKYGKRTTKLNDLQTLYALAQCTQNLSIEDCKGCLGIVIGTSIPWSRLGSIGGRVLYPSCNIRFELFQFYKDNDKSGTSSSPERRKGKSPIIILIVVLASISVTLFFAAYYFLHKNARKRRAAILEDNFGLEMATLESLQFDLATIIAATNRFSDQNKIGKGGFGEVYKGILLDGLQIAVKRLSKSSKQGSNEFKNEVLLIAKLQHRNLVTLIGFCLEEQEKILIYEYVPNKSLDYFLFDSQPQKLSWSQRYNIIGGIIQGILYLHEHSRLKVIHRDLKPSNILLDECMIPKISDFGLARIVEINQDQGSTSVIVGTYGYMSPEYAMFGQFSEKSDVFSFGVMVLEIISGKKNFSSYESHRITNGLLSYVWKQWSDHTPLNILDPDITENYSEIEVIKCIQIGLLCVQQDPDARPTMVTVASYLTSHPIELPTPQEPAFFLHGRMDENAVANESSSNQSINTSTPLIFSNNQMSISQFLPR, encoded by the exons ATGTTAG ATTCAAATTTATCAGAATTTCCTATTTATCTTTCTCATAATTGCACAAACAAAACCTTCAATGCCAACAACAGTGCTTTCCAAACACACCTCACCACACTCTTATTTAACCTAGCTTCTAATGCCACAACCGGGAACAAGTTTTATACGGCTGATGTGGCTAACACAGTGTTTGGTCTCTTCTTGTGCCGAGACCAAGAGGATCTTCCTTCAGGGCTTTGTGGTGAGTGTGTCAAAAACGCAACGCATGAAATATCATCAAAGTGTGGCTCGTTCCATGAGGCTATAATTTGGTACAGCCAGTGCATGCTTCGCTATTCCTATAGAAATTTTTTCAATGAAATGGAAACAGGTCCTGTGTTTTCTGAGTTGAACACCACCAACAAGGATGATGAACAAAATTTCTTTACGATGAAGTTAGCGAAGGCGTTAGATCAAGCGGCGATCCAGGCAGGGGACAGTGATGAGAAATACGGAAAAAGGACGACAAAATTGAATGATTTGCAAACCCTTTATGCTCTTGCTCAGTGCACACAAAATTTGTCTATTGAAGATTGCAAGGGTTGTCTGGGAATTGTGATTGGAACATCAATTCCATGGTCTCGTTTGGGAAGCATAGGGGGAAGAGTTTTGTATCCTAGCTGCAATATCAGGTTTGAATTGTTCCAATTCTACAAAGACAATGACAAATCTGGGACGTCATCATCACCAG AAAGAAGAAAAGGCAAGTCGCCAATAATTATCTTGATTGTTGTGTTGGCAAGTATTTCTGTGACGTTATTCTTTGCAGCTTACTATTTTCTACATAAAAATGCAAGAAAGAGGCGTGCAGCTATTCTCGAAGATAATT TTGGTCTTGAAATGGCTACTTTAGAGTCGTTGCAATTTGATTTGGCTACCATTATAGCAGCAACTAATAGATTTTCAGACCAGAATAAAATAGGCAAAGGTGGATTTGGAGAAGTTTACAAG GGTATTCTTCTTGATGGATTACAAATAGCTGTAAAGAGATTATCAAAAAGTTCAAAGCAAGGATCAAATGAGTTCAAGAATGAAGTTTTATTAATAGCCAAACTTCAACATAGAAATCTTGTGACTCTAATTGGTTTTTGCCTTGAGGAACaagaaaaaatacttatttatgaATATGTGCCAAACAAGAGCCTTGATTACTTTCTATTTG ATTCTCAACCACAAAAGTTAAGTTGGTCCCAACGCTATAATATTATAGGAGGAATTATTCAAGGAATTCTTTATTTACATGAACATTCTAGACTAAAAGTTATACATCGTGATCTCAAACCCAGTAATATTCTATTAGATGAatgtatgattccaaaaatttcaGATTTTGGTCTCGCCAGAATTGTTGAAATAAATCAAGACCAAGGGAGTACAAGTGTAATTGTTGGAACATA tgGTTATATGTCTCCAGAATATGCAATGTTCGGACAATTTTCTGAGAAGTCAGATGTTTTCAGTTTTGGTGTCATGGTTTTAGAGATTATAAGTGGAAAAAAGAATTTCAGTTCTTATGAATCACACCGTATTACTAATGGCCTCTTAAGCTAT GTTTGGAAACAATGGAGTGATCACACACCTTTGAACATATTGGACCCAGATATTACTGAAAATTATTCTGAAATTGAGGTCATCAAGTGCATTCAGATTGGTTTATTATGCGTTCAACAAGACCCTGATGCTAGACCTACAATGGTGACAGTTGCTTCATATCTGACTAGTCACCCTATTGAATTGCCAACACCACAAGAGCCTGCATTTTTCTTGCATGGTAGAATGGATGAAAATGCAGTTGCGAATGAATCAAGTTCCAACCAATCGATCAACACTTCTACACCATTAATATTCTCTAACAATCAAATGTCTATAAGCCAATTTCTTCCTCGATA A
- the LOC114368616 gene encoding cysteine-rich receptor-like protein kinase 6 isoform X1 — protein MVELSKSNTIMPSSKTLLLITNLTLLSFATTEAQNDPFYLYKDCSSDKTSPNTSFQFNLKNLLSSLSSNATGNTPFYNATINGENPSDSIYGLFMCRADVSSHLCQLCVRNATQQLSSECSLSKQAVIWYEECMVWYSTSFIFSSVATTPSSPMKNSGKVPKPERFMRLVFRTINQTADEASFQSSIGNNKFATKEATNVSGISQTQTLYCLAQCIPNLSPHDCRTCLDDAIRKIQECCEGRIGGRVLFPSCNVRYEMYPFYNVRSATPVPKLIPETKTSHADSNLSEFPIYLSHNCTNKTFNANNSAFQTHLTTLLFNLASNATTGNKFYTADVANTVFGLFLCRDQEDLPSGLCGECVKNATHEISSKCGSFHEAIIWYSQCMLRYSYRNFFNEMETGPVFSELNTTNKDDEQNFFTMKLAKALDQAAIQAGDSDEKYGKRTTKLNDLQTLYALAQCTQNLSIEDCKGCLGIVIGTSIPWSRLGSIGGRVLYPSCNIRFELFQFYKDNDKSGTSSSPERRKGKSPIIILIVVLASISVTLFFAAYYFLHKNARKRRAAILEDNFGLEMATLESLQFDLATIIAATNRFSDQNKIGKGGFGEVYKGILLDGLQIAVKRLSKSSKQGSNEFKNEVLLIAKLQHRNLVTLIGFCLEEQEKILIYEYVPNKSLDYFLFDSQPQKLSWSQRYNIIGGIIQGILYLHEHSRLKVIHRDLKPSNILLDECMIPKISDFGLARIVEINQDQGSTSVIVGTYGYMSPEYAMFGQFSEKSDVFSFGVMVLEIISGKKNFSSYESHRITNGLLSYVWKQWSDHTPLNILDPDITENYSEIEVIKCIQIGLLCVQQDPDARPTMVTVASYLTSHPIELPTPQEPAFFLHGRMDENAVANESSSNQSINTSTPLIFSNNQMSISQFLPR, from the exons ATGGTAGAGCTCTCAAAAAGTAACACAATCATGCCTTCCAGTAAGACTCTCCTCCTCATAACTAATCTCACCCTTCTCAGTTTTGCAACAACTGAGGCACAAAACGACCCTTTCTATCTATACAAAGATTGTTCCAGCGACAAAACCAGCCCCAACACCTCCTTCCAATTTAACCTCAAGAACCTCCTTTCTTCCCTATCATCCAACGCCACCGGCAACACCCCATTTTACAACGCCACAATCAATGGCGAAAACCCCTCTGACTCTATCTATGGACTTTTCATGTGTAGGGCTGACGTGTCCTCTCACCTCTGCCAACTATGCGTCCGGAATGCAACCCAACAACTATCATCAGAATGCTCCTTATCCAAACAAGCAGTCATATGGTACGAGGAGTGCATGGTTTGGTATTCCACGTCTTTTATTTTCTCCAGTGTGGCCACAACACCTAGTAGTCCCATGAAGAACAGTGGTAAAGTCCCAAAGCCAGAAAGATTCATGCGTTTAGTGTTCAGGACAATAAACCAAACTGCAGATGAAGCATCATTCCAATCAAGTATTGGTAACAATAAGTTCGCAACAAAGGAAGCAACAAACGTGTCAGGAATATCTCAGACTCAAACCCTTTATTGTTTAGCTCAGTGCATACCGAATCTTTCACCACATGATTGTAGAACATGCCTTGATGATGCAATAAGGAAAATTCAAGAGTGTTGTGAAGGAAGGATAGGAGGGAGAGTTCTGTTTCCTAGCTGCAATGTTAGGTATGAAATGTACCCTTTCTACAATGTTCGTTCAGCAACTCCTGTACCAAAGCTTATTCCTGAAACAAAAACTTCCCATGCAGATTCAAATTTATCAGAATTTCCTATTTATCTTTCTCATAATTGCACAAACAAAACCTTCAATGCCAACAACAGTGCTTTCCAAACACACCTCACCACACTCTTATTTAACCTAGCTTCTAATGCCACAACCGGGAACAAGTTTTATACGGCTGATGTGGCTAACACAGTGTTTGGTCTCTTCTTGTGCCGAGACCAAGAGGATCTTCCTTCAGGGCTTTGTGGTGAGTGTGTCAAAAACGCAACGCATGAAATATCATCAAAGTGTGGCTCGTTCCATGAGGCTATAATTTGGTACAGCCAGTGCATGCTTCGCTATTCCTATAGAAATTTTTTCAATGAAATGGAAACAGGTCCTGTGTTTTCTGAGTTGAACACCACCAACAAGGATGATGAACAAAATTTCTTTACGATGAAGTTAGCGAAGGCGTTAGATCAAGCGGCGATCCAGGCAGGGGACAGTGATGAGAAATACGGAAAAAGGACGACAAAATTGAATGATTTGCAAACCCTTTATGCTCTTGCTCAGTGCACACAAAATTTGTCTATTGAAGATTGCAAGGGTTGTCTGGGAATTGTGATTGGAACATCAATTCCATGGTCTCGTTTGGGAAGCATAGGGGGAAGAGTTTTGTATCCTAGCTGCAATATCAGGTTTGAATTGTTCCAATTCTACAAAGACAATGACAAATCTGGGACGTCATCATCACCAG AAAGAAGAAAAGGCAAGTCGCCAATAATTATCTTGATTGTTGTGTTGGCAAGTATTTCTGTGACGTTATTCTTTGCAGCTTACTATTTTCTACATAAAAATGCAAGAAAGAGGCGTGCAGCTATTCTCGAAGATAATT TTGGTCTTGAAATGGCTACTTTAGAGTCGTTGCAATTTGATTTGGCTACCATTATAGCAGCAACTAATAGATTTTCAGACCAGAATAAAATAGGCAAAGGTGGATTTGGAGAAGTTTACAAG GGTATTCTTCTTGATGGATTACAAATAGCTGTAAAGAGATTATCAAAAAGTTCAAAGCAAGGATCAAATGAGTTCAAGAATGAAGTTTTATTAATAGCCAAACTTCAACATAGAAATCTTGTGACTCTAATTGGTTTTTGCCTTGAGGAACaagaaaaaatacttatttatgaATATGTGCCAAACAAGAGCCTTGATTACTTTCTATTTG ATTCTCAACCACAAAAGTTAAGTTGGTCCCAACGCTATAATATTATAGGAGGAATTATTCAAGGAATTCTTTATTTACATGAACATTCTAGACTAAAAGTTATACATCGTGATCTCAAACCCAGTAATATTCTATTAGATGAatgtatgattccaaaaatttcaGATTTTGGTCTCGCCAGAATTGTTGAAATAAATCAAGACCAAGGGAGTACAAGTGTAATTGTTGGAACATA tgGTTATATGTCTCCAGAATATGCAATGTTCGGACAATTTTCTGAGAAGTCAGATGTTTTCAGTTTTGGTGTCATGGTTTTAGAGATTATAAGTGGAAAAAAGAATTTCAGTTCTTATGAATCACACCGTATTACTAATGGCCTCTTAAGCTAT GTTTGGAAACAATGGAGTGATCACACACCTTTGAACATATTGGACCCAGATATTACTGAAAATTATTCTGAAATTGAGGTCATCAAGTGCATTCAGATTGGTTTATTATGCGTTCAACAAGACCCTGATGCTAGACCTACAATGGTGACAGTTGCTTCATATCTGACTAGTCACCCTATTGAATTGCCAACACCACAAGAGCCTGCATTTTTCTTGCATGGTAGAATGGATGAAAATGCAGTTGCGAATGAATCAAGTTCCAACCAATCGATCAACACTTCTACACCATTAATATTCTCTAACAATCAAATGTCTATAAGCCAATTTCTTCCTCGATA A
- the LOC114368616 gene encoding cysteine-rich receptor-like protein kinase 6 isoform X3: MVELSKSNTIMPSSKTLLLITNLTLLSFATTEAQNDPFYLYKDCSSDKTSPNTSFQFNLKNLLSSLSSNATGNTPFYNATINGENPSDSIYGLFMCRADVSSHLCQLCVRNATQQLSSECSLSKQAVIWYEECMVWYSTSFIFSSVATTPSSPMKNSGKVPKPERFMRLVFRTINQTADEASFQSSIGNNKFATKEATNVSGISQTQTLYCLAQCIPNLSPHDCRTCLDDAIRKIQECCEGRIGGRVLFPSCNVRYEMYPFYNVRSATPVPKLIPETKTSHADSNLSEFPIYLSHNCTNKTFNANNSAFQTHLTTLLFNLASNATTGNKFYTADVANTVFGLFLCRDQEDLPSGLCGECVKNATHEISSKCGSFHEAIIWYSQCMLRYSYRNFFNEMETGPVFSELNTTNKDDEQNFFTMKLAKALDQAAIQAGDSDEKYGKRTTKLNDLQTLYALAQCTQNLSIEDCKGCLGIVIGTSIPWSRLGSIGGRVLYPSCNIRFELFQFYKDNDKSGTSSSPERRKGKSPIIILIVVLASISVTLFFAAYYFLHKNARKRRAAILEDNFGLEMATLESLQFDLATIIAATNRFSDQNKIGKGGFGEVYKGILLDGLQIAVKRLSKSSKQGSNEFKNEVLLIAKLQHRNLVTLIGFCLEEQEKILIYEYVPNKSLDYFLFDSQPQKLSWSQRYNIIGGIIQGILYLHEHSRLKVIHRDLKPSNILLDECMIPKISDFGLARIVEINQDQGSTSVIVGT, encoded by the exons ATGGTAGAGCTCTCAAAAAGTAACACAATCATGCCTTCCAGTAAGACTCTCCTCCTCATAACTAATCTCACCCTTCTCAGTTTTGCAACAACTGAGGCACAAAACGACCCTTTCTATCTATACAAAGATTGTTCCAGCGACAAAACCAGCCCCAACACCTCCTTCCAATTTAACCTCAAGAACCTCCTTTCTTCCCTATCATCCAACGCCACCGGCAACACCCCATTTTACAACGCCACAATCAATGGCGAAAACCCCTCTGACTCTATCTATGGACTTTTCATGTGTAGGGCTGACGTGTCCTCTCACCTCTGCCAACTATGCGTCCGGAATGCAACCCAACAACTATCATCAGAATGCTCCTTATCCAAACAAGCAGTCATATGGTACGAGGAGTGCATGGTTTGGTATTCCACGTCTTTTATTTTCTCCAGTGTGGCCACAACACCTAGTAGTCCCATGAAGAACAGTGGTAAAGTCCCAAAGCCAGAAAGATTCATGCGTTTAGTGTTCAGGACAATAAACCAAACTGCAGATGAAGCATCATTCCAATCAAGTATTGGTAACAATAAGTTCGCAACAAAGGAAGCAACAAACGTGTCAGGAATATCTCAGACTCAAACCCTTTATTGTTTAGCTCAGTGCATACCGAATCTTTCACCACATGATTGTAGAACATGCCTTGATGATGCAATAAGGAAAATTCAAGAGTGTTGTGAAGGAAGGATAGGAGGGAGAGTTCTGTTTCCTAGCTGCAATGTTAGGTATGAAATGTACCCTTTCTACAATGTTCGTTCAGCAACTCCTGTACCAAAGCTTATTCCTGAAACAAAAACTTCCCATGCAGATTCAAATTTATCAGAATTTCCTATTTATCTTTCTCATAATTGCACAAACAAAACCTTCAATGCCAACAACAGTGCTTTCCAAACACACCTCACCACACTCTTATTTAACCTAGCTTCTAATGCCACAACCGGGAACAAGTTTTATACGGCTGATGTGGCTAACACAGTGTTTGGTCTCTTCTTGTGCCGAGACCAAGAGGATCTTCCTTCAGGGCTTTGTGGTGAGTGTGTCAAAAACGCAACGCATGAAATATCATCAAAGTGTGGCTCGTTCCATGAGGCTATAATTTGGTACAGCCAGTGCATGCTTCGCTATTCCTATAGAAATTTTTTCAATGAAATGGAAACAGGTCCTGTGTTTTCTGAGTTGAACACCACCAACAAGGATGATGAACAAAATTTCTTTACGATGAAGTTAGCGAAGGCGTTAGATCAAGCGGCGATCCAGGCAGGGGACAGTGATGAGAAATACGGAAAAAGGACGACAAAATTGAATGATTTGCAAACCCTTTATGCTCTTGCTCAGTGCACACAAAATTTGTCTATTGAAGATTGCAAGGGTTGTCTGGGAATTGTGATTGGAACATCAATTCCATGGTCTCGTTTGGGAAGCATAGGGGGAAGAGTTTTGTATCCTAGCTGCAATATCAGGTTTGAATTGTTCCAATTCTACAAAGACAATGACAAATCTGGGACGTCATCATCACCAG AAAGAAGAAAAGGCAAGTCGCCAATAATTATCTTGATTGTTGTGTTGGCAAGTATTTCTGTGACGTTATTCTTTGCAGCTTACTATTTTCTACATAAAAATGCAAGAAAGAGGCGTGCAGCTATTCTCGAAGATAATT TTGGTCTTGAAATGGCTACTTTAGAGTCGTTGCAATTTGATTTGGCTACCATTATAGCAGCAACTAATAGATTTTCAGACCAGAATAAAATAGGCAAAGGTGGATTTGGAGAAGTTTACAAG GGTATTCTTCTTGATGGATTACAAATAGCTGTAAAGAGATTATCAAAAAGTTCAAAGCAAGGATCAAATGAGTTCAAGAATGAAGTTTTATTAATAGCCAAACTTCAACATAGAAATCTTGTGACTCTAATTGGTTTTTGCCTTGAGGAACaagaaaaaatacttatttatgaATATGTGCCAAACAAGAGCCTTGATTACTTTCTATTTG ATTCTCAACCACAAAAGTTAAGTTGGTCCCAACGCTATAATATTATAGGAGGAATTATTCAAGGAATTCTTTATTTACATGAACATTCTAGACTAAAAGTTATACATCGTGATCTCAAACCCAGTAATATTCTATTAGATGAatgtatgattccaaaaatttcaGATTTTGGTCTCGCCAGAATTGTTGAAATAAATCAAGACCAAGGGAGTACAAGTGTAATTGTTGGAACATAG